Proteins from one Mus caroli chromosome 3, CAROLI_EIJ_v1.1, whole genome shotgun sequence genomic window:
- the Snapin gene encoding SNARE-associated protein Snapin — protein sequence MAAAGSAAVSGAGTPVAGPTGRDLFAEGLLEFLRPAVQQLDSHVHAVRESQVELREQIDNLATELCRINEDQKVALDLDPYVKKLLNARRRVVLVNNILQNAQERLRRLNHSVAKETARRRAMLDSGVYPPGSPSK from the exons ATGGCCGCGGCTGGTTCCGCTGCTGTGTCAGGGGCCGGGACCCCAGTGGCGGGGCCCACAGGCCGCGACCTCTTTGCCGAGGGGCTCCTGGAGTTCCTGCGACCCGCAGTGCAGCAGCTCGACTCTCACGTGCACGCGGTCAG AGAAAGCCAAGTAGAGCTCCGGGAACAAATTGACAACCTAGCTACAG aactGTGCCGGATCAATGAGGATCAGAAGGTGGCCCTGGATCTGGACCCCTATGTTAAGAAGCTGCTTAATGCTAGGCGACGAGTTGTCTTGGTCAACAATATTTTACAGAATGCAcag GAACGACTAAGGCGGTTAAACCACAGCGTGGCCAAGGAAACAGCTCGCAGGAGAGCTATGCTGGATTCAGGAGTTTACCCTCCTGGTTCTCCAAGCAAATAA